One window from the genome of Nocardioides conyzicola encodes:
- the zwf gene encoding glucose-6-phosphate dehydrogenase, whose protein sequence is MTYTNPLRDPQDRRLPQIAGPCGLVLFGVTGDLSRKKIMPAIYDLANRGLLPPGFSLVGFARRDWADQDFAQVVHDSVKSYARTEFREEVWQQLAEGFRFVPGDFDDDVAFDQLRRTIEELDLARGTDGNHAFYLAIPPGFFGNVVGQLKEHGLADGGGPDSWRRVVVEKPFGHDLESARELNAVLADVFPSGSIFRIDHYLGKETVQNILAMRFANTMFEPIWNANYVDHVQITMAEDGGIGGRAGYYDGIGAARDVIQNHLLQLMSLVAMEEPTSFDAESLRIEKQKVLSSVVLPRRLDLTTARAQYAEGWAGGEKVAGFLQEEGIKKSSTTETYAAVTLNIDTRRWAGVPFYLRTGKRLGRRVTEVAIVFKKAPHQPFSASSTEDLTENALVIRIQPDEGVTLRFGSKVPGTAMEIRDVNMDFAYGGSFTESSPEAYERLILDVLLGDPPLFPRHEEVELSWKILDPILEHWAKQDAAGKGKPDTYESGTWGPKSADAMLARDGRTWRRP, encoded by the coding sequence ATGACCTACACGAACCCGCTGCGTGATCCGCAGGACCGGCGCCTGCCCCAGATCGCCGGGCCGTGCGGCCTGGTGCTCTTCGGCGTCACCGGTGACCTGTCGCGCAAGAAGATCATGCCGGCGATCTACGACCTCGCCAACCGCGGCCTGCTGCCGCCGGGCTTCAGCCTGGTGGGCTTCGCCCGGCGCGACTGGGCCGACCAGGACTTCGCCCAGGTCGTCCACGACTCGGTGAAGTCCTACGCGCGCACGGAGTTCCGCGAGGAGGTCTGGCAGCAGCTCGCCGAGGGCTTCCGGTTCGTGCCCGGCGACTTCGACGACGACGTCGCGTTCGACCAGCTGCGCCGCACGATCGAGGAGCTCGACCTGGCCCGCGGCACGGACGGCAACCACGCGTTCTACCTGGCCATCCCGCCCGGCTTCTTCGGCAACGTCGTCGGCCAGCTCAAGGAGCACGGCCTCGCCGACGGCGGTGGCCCCGACTCGTGGCGTCGCGTCGTGGTGGAGAAGCCGTTCGGCCACGACCTCGAGTCGGCGCGCGAGCTCAACGCCGTGCTGGCCGACGTCTTCCCGTCGGGCTCGATCTTCCGGATCGACCACTACCTCGGCAAGGAAACGGTCCAGAACATCCTGGCGATGCGCTTCGCCAACACCATGTTCGAGCCGATCTGGAACGCCAACTACGTCGACCACGTGCAGATCACGATGGCCGAGGACGGCGGCATCGGCGGCCGCGCCGGCTACTACGACGGCATCGGCGCCGCCCGCGACGTGATCCAGAACCACCTGCTGCAGCTGATGTCGCTGGTCGCGATGGAGGAGCCGACGTCGTTCGACGCGGAGAGCCTGCGCATCGAGAAGCAGAAGGTGCTCTCGAGCGTGGTGCTCCCCCGCCGTCTCGACCTGACGACCGCCCGGGCGCAGTACGCCGAGGGCTGGGCCGGCGGCGAGAAGGTCGCCGGCTTCCTGCAGGAGGAGGGCATCAAGAAGTCCTCCACCACCGAGACGTACGCTGCCGTCACCCTCAACATCGACACCCGGCGCTGGGCCGGGGTGCCGTTCTACCTGCGCACCGGCAAGCGGCTCGGCCGGCGGGTCACCGAGGTCGCGATCGTCTTCAAGAAGGCGCCGCACCAGCCGTTCAGCGCCTCCTCGACCGAGGACCTCACCGAGAACGCCCTGGTCATCCGGATCCAGCCCGACGAGGGCGTGACCCTGCGGTTCGGCTCCAAGGTCCCCGGCACCGCCATGGAGATCCGCGACGTCAACATGGACTTCGCCTACGGCGGGTCCTTCACCGAGTCGTCGCCCGAGGCGTACGAGCGGCTGATCCTCGACGTACTGCTCGGTGATCCGCCGCTCTTCCCCCGGCACGAGGAGGTCGAGCTGTCCTGGAAGATCCTGGACCCGATCCTCGAGCACTGGGCCAAGCAGGACGCCGCCGGCAAGGGGAAGCCGGACACGTACGAGTCCGGGACCTGGGGTCCGAAGTCCGCCGACGCGATGCTCGCCCGCGACGGCCGCACCTGGAGGAGGCCGTAA
- a CDS encoding glucose-6-phosphate dehydrogenase assembly protein OpcA, whose amino-acid sequence MIELTDTNSAAIASEFVRARKRAGSPAMGMVMTMVVVVDEDIATDVMAVAREASHEHPARVLGVILGDGRGASQVNAQVGAGAGWSGETALIRLKGEVVKHPESVVLPLLLPDSPVAIYWPADPPEDTAQDPLGALAQRRITDAAGAKRGKGKAIHTQCASYTKGNTDLAWTRITPWRALLAAALDQHHLKVTGASVTAERISPSADLLGAWLHDRLKVPVVRKSSSGPGITEVVLETKEGPISISRSDGRLATYRSPGHPDRPIALKRRELPELLAEELRRLDEDDVYAETARRLVKIGRS is encoded by the coding sequence ATGATCGAGCTCACCGACACCAACTCCGCCGCCATCGCGAGCGAGTTCGTCCGCGCCCGCAAGCGGGCCGGCAGCCCGGCGATGGGCATGGTGATGACCATGGTCGTCGTCGTCGACGAGGACATCGCCACCGACGTGATGGCCGTCGCCCGCGAGGCGTCCCACGAGCACCCCGCGCGGGTCCTCGGCGTGATCCTCGGCGACGGTCGCGGCGCCTCGCAGGTCAACGCCCAGGTGGGCGCCGGGGCCGGCTGGTCCGGCGAGACCGCGCTGATCCGCCTCAAGGGCGAGGTCGTCAAGCACCCCGAGTCGGTGGTGCTGCCCCTGCTGCTCCCGGACTCCCCCGTCGCGATCTACTGGCCCGCGGACCCGCCCGAGGACACCGCGCAGGACCCGCTGGGGGCGCTCGCCCAGCGGCGGATCACCGACGCGGCCGGCGCCAAGCGCGGCAAGGGCAAGGCGATCCACACCCAGTGCGCGTCGTACACGAAGGGCAACACCGACCTGGCCTGGACCCGGATCACGCCGTGGCGCGCCCTGCTCGCCGCGGCCCTGGACCAGCACCACCTCAAGGTCACCGGCGCGTCCGTCACGGCCGAGCGGATCAGCCCGAGCGCCGACCTGCTCGGCGCCTGGCTCCACGACCGGCTGAAGGTCCCGGTCGTCCGCAAGAGCTCGTCCGGCCCCGGCATCACCGAGGTGGTGCTCGAGACCAAGGAGGGGCCGATCAGCATCTCGCGCTCCGACGGCAGGCTGGCGACCTACCGCTCGCCCGGCCACCCCGACCGCCCGATCGCCCTCAAGCGGCGCGAGCTGCCCGAGCTCCTGGCCGAGGAGCTCCGGCGCCTCGACGAGGACGACGTGTACGCCGAGACGGCGCGCCGGCTGGTCAAGATCGGACGCAGCTGA